In Candidatus Defluviibacterium haderslevense, the following are encoded in one genomic region:
- the nusA gene encoding transcription termination/antitermination protein NusA — protein sequence MKLVETFAEFKAGKNIDRPTMMRVLEDVFRSLIRKKYGSDENFNIIVNTQKGDLEMWRVRAIVPDGEVTDDLKEIAISEALVIDEDYEVGLECYEQLSLEDFGRRAIMAARQTLVSRIMELEKDDVFKRYSEREGELVIGEVNQVLKRELLIIDDATNNELILPRTEMIKGDHFRKGDIVRAVIKKVELKNSLPVIHLSRTDSAFLQRLMEQEVPEIEDGLIVIKKIVRLPGERAKVAVESFDDRIDPVGACVGMKGSRIHGIVRELRNENIDIVNYTNNLSLYVQRSLTPAKINSIEFDEKNKKASVYLKADQLSLAIGKGGANIKLASKLTGYEIDVFRDQEEGEVDDVDLDEFKDEIEEWIIDALKNIGCDTARSVLNLSTEELARRTDLEEETIKDVMDILTKEFEE from the coding sequence ATGAAACTTGTAGAAACATTTGCGGAGTTTAAAGCCGGTAAGAACATAGATAGGCCAACCATGATGCGAGTGCTCGAAGATGTATTTCGTTCACTAATTCGCAAAAAATATGGTTCCGATGAAAATTTTAATATCATTGTAAACACACAAAAGGGAGACCTTGAAATGTGGCGTGTTAGAGCTATTGTTCCAGATGGTGAGGTAACTGATGATTTAAAAGAAATTGCAATATCTGAAGCCCTGGTTATTGATGAGGATTATGAAGTTGGTTTGGAATGTTATGAACAGTTAAGTCTTGAAGATTTTGGGCGAAGAGCGATAATGGCTGCAAGACAAACCCTGGTATCGAGAATCATGGAACTCGAAAAGGATGACGTCTTCAAACGTTATTCTGAACGTGAAGGTGAATTGGTAATCGGTGAAGTTAATCAGGTATTAAAGCGTGAATTACTCATCATTGATGATGCGACAAATAATGAATTGATACTTCCTAGAACAGAAATGATCAAAGGTGATCATTTCCGAAAAGGAGATATCGTCAGAGCTGTAATTAAAAAAGTAGAACTAAAAAATAGTCTTCCGGTCATTCATTTAAGCAGAACAGATTCTGCATTCTTACAAAGACTAATGGAACAAGAAGTTCCTGAAATTGAAGATGGTCTTATTGTTATCAAAAAAATTGTTCGGTTACCGGGTGAACGCGCCAAAGTTGCTGTAGAATCTTTTGATGATCGCATAGATCCGGTTGGAGCTTGTGTAGGTATGAAAGGATCCAGAATACACGGTATTGTAAGGGAACTGAGAAATGAAAATATTGATATCGTAAATTATACCAATAATTTAAGCCTGTATGTCCAACGTTCATTGACTCCTGCAAAAATTAACAGCATTGAATTTGATGAAAAAAACAAAAAGGCAAGTGTCTATTTGAAAGCTGATCAGTTATCATTGGCTATTGGTAAAGGTGGTGCTAATATTAAACTCGCATCTAAATTAACAGGTTATGAAATAGACGTATTCCGGGATCAGGAAGAAGGTGAAGTGGATGATGTTGATTTGGATGAATTCAAAGATGAAATCGAGGAGTGGATCATTGACGCACTCAAAAACATTGGATGCGATACGGCTCGCAGCGTTCTTAATTTAAGTACTGAAGAATTGGCCAGAAGAACCGATCTGGAAGAAGAGACGATCAAAGATGTAATGGATATTTTGACTAAAGAATTTGAAGAATAG
- the infB gene encoding translation initiation factor IF-2 produces MTKLLIKVATEFNVGLTSIVEHLIAKGFEIDNKPTAKVTDEMYNALLIEFQSSINEKEQANQLQKVAPPVVKEKPIQKIEVNLFDTPVAPAPPPIPAVKPSTPEPEVIFKPEIDESNKPKLKIVGKIDLDKTDAPPKETKIETPAPVVEVEKPIEPEVPEEQELTRIEAPTLKGLKILGKIDTNKFKDPVKKKEEAKKVATPATDPNISQSEAEKRKRKRKRKKVPTSDTPSSDNKSNQRPSPNRNEPEVKTVTQKEVEEKIRATMARLSPGGKNKRQKMRRDKRDEIREKAEMLEASVDRETIQLTEFVTVSELSSLMDVPVTDVIMTCMNMGIIVSINQRLDAEVIEFLAEEFNKKIEFISAEATIEVDEEIEEDPKNLIPRAPIVTVMGHVDHGKTSLLDYIRHTNVVSGEAGGITQHIGAYEVTVGPDHKKITFLDTPGHEAFTAMRARGAKVTDVAVIIIAADDRIMPQTKEAISHAQAANLPIVFAINKVDKPGADPERIKNELSQMNFLVDSWGGKFSSQEISAKSGLGVDLLLEKIILEAEVLDLKANPSRPATGTVIEASLDKGRGYVAKLLVQNGTLNIGDVVLAGENAGKVKAMFNERGQKIKHAPPSTPVMVLGLTGAPTAGEKFKVMEEESEARQIATKRSQISREQANRASKRISLDEIGRRLALGNFKELRLIVKGDVDGSVEALSDALIKLSVESIKVSVLHKAVGQIIESDILLASASDAIVIGFQVRPSLSTRQLAEKEGVEIKLYSIIYEAIEEIKAAMEGMLEPTKVEKIMGQIEVREVFKITKVGTVAGGMVIEGKVARNNMIRVIRDGIVIYPNREGGTAELQSLKRFKDDAKEVKENMECGVAVKNFNDIKVGDIIEAYEITEVKQKLA; encoded by the coding sequence ATGACTAAATTATTAATAAAGGTAGCTACAGAATTTAATGTTGGACTAACATCCATTGTTGAACATCTTATTGCTAAAGGTTTCGAAATTGATAATAAACCTACAGCAAAGGTTACAGATGAAATGTATAATGCACTTCTTATCGAATTCCAAAGTTCCATCAACGAGAAAGAACAAGCGAACCAGTTACAGAAAGTGGCTCCACCTGTTGTAAAAGAAAAACCAATTCAAAAAATTGAAGTTAATCTTTTTGATACTCCTGTAGCACCAGCACCCCCACCTATTCCAGCTGTCAAACCATCAACACCTGAACCAGAAGTAATCTTCAAACCAGAGATTGATGAATCAAACAAGCCTAAATTAAAAATTGTAGGTAAAATAGATTTAGACAAAACGGACGCACCTCCTAAAGAAACTAAAATTGAGACCCCGGCACCTGTAGTTGAAGTTGAAAAACCAATAGAACCGGAAGTTCCTGAAGAACAAGAACTCACTCGAATTGAAGCCCCTACATTAAAGGGTCTTAAAATATTGGGTAAAATTGATACCAATAAATTTAAGGATCCCGTCAAGAAAAAAGAAGAGGCTAAAAAAGTCGCTACACCTGCTACAGATCCAAATATTTCTCAGAGTGAAGCCGAAAAACGCAAACGCAAACGCAAACGCAAAAAAGTTCCTACCTCTGACACACCAAGTAGTGATAATAAATCGAATCAAAGACCTTCACCGAATCGAAATGAACCTGAAGTAAAGACGGTTACTCAAAAGGAAGTAGAAGAAAAAATTCGCGCTACTATGGCACGGTTAAGTCCGGGTGGTAAAAATAAGCGGCAAAAAATGCGCCGTGATAAGCGAGATGAAATTCGCGAAAAAGCCGAAATGCTCGAGGCAAGTGTAGATCGGGAAACCATCCAACTTACAGAATTCGTAACCGTATCAGAATTATCAAGCTTGATGGATGTACCCGTTACAGATGTCATCATGACCTGTATGAATATGGGTATCATCGTTTCTATAAATCAACGATTGGATGCAGAAGTCATTGAATTTTTAGCTGAAGAATTCAATAAAAAAATTGAATTTATCAGTGCTGAAGCCACCATTGAAGTGGATGAAGAAATTGAAGAAGATCCTAAGAATTTAATTCCAAGAGCCCCAATTGTCACTGTAATGGGCCATGTGGATCATGGAAAAACATCCTTATTGGATTATATTCGCCATACGAATGTAGTATCAGGCGAAGCCGGAGGTATTACCCAGCATATAGGTGCTTATGAAGTAACCGTCGGTCCTGATCATAAAAAAATAACTTTTTTGGATACACCAGGTCATGAAGCATTCACTGCCATGAGAGCTCGTGGAGCAAAAGTTACAGATGTAGCAGTTATTATTATTGCTGCGGATGATCGGATCATGCCACAAACCAAAGAAGCTATTTCGCATGCACAAGCCGCCAATCTACCTATAGTTTTTGCAATAAATAAAGTTGACAAACCAGGTGCCGATCCTGAAAGAATCAAAAATGAACTATCCCAAATGAACTTTTTAGTGGATTCATGGGGCGGTAAATTTTCCTCTCAAGAAATATCTGCAAAGTCAGGACTTGGAGTTGATTTATTACTAGAAAAAATTATTCTGGAAGCTGAAGTTTTGGATTTAAAAGCTAACCCTTCAAGACCAGCTACAGGAACTGTCATTGAAGCATCCCTGGATAAAGGAAGAGGGTATGTCGCTAAATTATTGGTACAGAATGGAACTTTAAATATTGGAGATGTCGTTTTGGCAGGCGAAAATGCTGGTAAGGTCAAGGCCATGTTTAATGAGCGTGGTCAAAAGATAAAACATGCACCGCCATCCACCCCAGTTATGGTATTAGGTCTAACAGGTGCCCCTACTGCCGGTGAAAAATTTAAAGTAATGGAAGAAGAGTCTGAAGCCAGACAAATCGCAACCAAACGATCACAAATCAGTCGTGAACAAGCAAACCGTGCATCTAAACGTATTTCATTAGATGAAATAGGTCGCCGACTTGCATTAGGTAATTTCAAAGAATTGAGATTAATCGTTAAGGGTGATGTAGATGGTTCTGTTGAAGCCTTATCCGACGCATTAATTAAACTTTCGGTAGAATCCATCAAAGTAAGTGTACTGCACAAAGCGGTAGGACAAATCATTGAATCAGATATTCTCCTGGCATCAGCTTCTGATGCTATAGTCATAGGTTTCCAAGTGAGACCTTCGCTTTCTACTCGTCAATTAGCAGAAAAAGAAGGTGTCGAAATTAAACTTTATTCCATCATTTATGAAGCCATCGAAGAGATCAAGGCTGCCATGGAAGGTATGCTTGAACCTACCAAAGTTGAAAAGATCATGGGCCAAATTGAAGTTCGCGAAGTGTTCAAAATTACTAAGGTGGGAACTGTTGCCGGAGGTATGGTCATAGAAGGTAAAGTAGCCAGAAATAATATGATCCGTGTCATTCGGGATGGTATAGTCATTTATCCTAATCGTGAAGGTGGCACAGCTGAATTGCAATCGTTAAAACGATTTAAAGATGATGCCAAAGAAGTTAAAGAAAACATGGAATGCGGTGTTGCTGTTAAAAACTTCAATGACATCAAAGTAGGAGACATCATTGAGGCCTATGAAATCACAGAGGTGAAACAGAAGTTGGCTTAA
- a CDS encoding substrate-binding domain-containing protein, which produces MKKGLQVVSFIFMIYTFSQCKKNKITESSPTLGQITVLCDNNLEDIIKQEENIFERQYPYAHVDLNFNHEFNIFKSFITDSVEVIIASRFLNEKELSYLDQQGIHPKQYHFATSAIAFITNLQNVDSTLSFEKAVELFSSKPQSDSPFQSIIIEDANSGIVLEILNRSGINSLPSHFFTLPSKNEVISYVKSHPNTMGIIDWSAISDSDNPIAQKNLNDIRLLHLSRPKDSIQFGYIAPYQYNLQDHKYPFTRDLVFISRTGKSDLGLGFASFITSDIGQKIILKAGLLPKFQTERLIEFKQESYKVVK; this is translated from the coding sequence ATGAAAAAAGGTCTCCAGGTCGTTAGTTTTATTTTTATGATTTACACGTTTTCACAATGTAAAAAAAATAAAATTACTGAAAGCTCTCCAACACTTGGTCAAATTACAGTACTCTGCGATAATAATCTTGAGGACATCATTAAACAGGAAGAAAATATTTTCGAACGACAATATCCTTATGCTCATGTAGATCTGAATTTCAACCATGAATTTAATATATTTAAATCTTTTATTACTGATTCCGTAGAAGTTATCATTGCATCAAGATTTCTAAATGAAAAAGAGTTAAGTTACTTAGACCAACAAGGTATTCACCCTAAGCAATATCATTTTGCGACAAGTGCCATTGCATTCATAACCAATCTTCAAAATGTGGATAGCACCTTAAGCTTTGAAAAAGCTGTTGAATTGTTTTCATCAAAACCACAATCTGATTCACCTTTTCAATCTATTATTATTGAGGATGCTAATTCAGGTATAGTTCTTGAAATACTTAATCGATCTGGCATCAATTCCTTACCATCACATTTTTTTACGCTGCCTTCCAAAAATGAGGTCATATCATACGTTAAATCTCATCCCAATACCATGGGCATTATTGATTGGAGCGCTATCAGTGATTCTGATAATCCAATAGCTCAGAAAAACTTAAACGATATTCGATTGCTTCATCTTTCCAGACCTAAAGACTCGATACAATTTGGCTACATAGCACCATATCAATACAATCTTCAAGATCATAAATATCCTTTTACCAGAGACCTGGTGTTCATAAGTAGAACCGGTAAAAGTGATCTTGGCCTGGGTTTTGCTTCATTTATTACGAGTGATATCGGACAGAAAATTATTCTAAAGGCTGGTTTATTACCCAAATTTCAAACAGAAAGGCTCATCGAATTTAAACAGGAAAGCTATAAAGTGGTAAAATAG
- a CDS encoding glycosyltransferase family 4 protein, producing the protein MKKIGIDIYKIKDLYTGLGQFSLHFKNEIRKYENEDFEFHYFAPKLYCKEHPDEQRLISEHFKYRYFQNWCPVFDLWHSLHQFPSHLPNPKSPLILTIHDLNFLIEKSPTKAKAYLKKLQNNVDRATVITTISDYTKTMVEDHLQLKGKKVSTIHNGVYHFIPTDSVKPEFISGDFFFGLSVFKEKKNFHTLIPMMKYFEKFQLILAGNHDTEYGRIIMDLIKSEHLESRVILPGKISDQQKRWLYDNCTAFMFPSLAEGFGNPPIEAMQHGKPVFLSNACSLPEIGGSAAYYFEHFDTSYMVEKVKLSLEHYNNHLEMNIETIKKHASQFSWDNSICKYLQIYRDTLNV; encoded by the coding sequence ATGAAAAAAATTGGAATTGACATTTATAAAATAAAAGACTTATATACAGGATTAGGACAATTTAGTTTACATTTTAAAAATGAAATCCGTAAGTATGAAAATGAGGACTTTGAATTTCATTATTTTGCACCTAAACTTTATTGTAAGGAACATCCTGATGAACAACGTTTAATTTCAGAACACTTTAAATATAGATATTTTCAAAATTGGTGTCCGGTTTTTGATCTTTGGCATAGTTTGCATCAATTTCCATCGCATCTTCCCAATCCAAAATCACCATTAATATTAACAATTCATGATTTGAATTTCTTAATAGAAAAGTCACCAACTAAGGCAAAAGCCTACTTAAAAAAACTTCAGAATAATGTGGATCGCGCAACCGTAATCACAACCATTTCCGATTATACTAAGACAATGGTTGAGGATCATTTACAACTCAAGGGTAAAAAAGTATCAACCATCCATAATGGGGTATATCATTTTATTCCAACTGATTCGGTTAAACCTGAATTTATAAGCGGAGATTTTTTTTTCGGATTGAGTGTATTTAAGGAAAAAAAGAATTTTCATACTTTAATTCCTATGATGAAGTATTTTGAAAAGTTTCAACTCATTTTGGCAGGTAATCATGATACTGAATATGGTAGAATTATCATGGATTTAATTAAAAGTGAACATCTTGAATCCAGAGTTATATTACCCGGAAAAATTTCTGATCAACAAAAACGTTGGCTTTATGACAACTGCACTGCATTTATGTTTCCATCATTAGCAGAAGGATTTGGCAATCCGCCTATTGAAGCTATGCAGCATGGCAAACCTGTATTTTTAAGTAATGCTTGTAGCTTGCCGGAAATTGGCGGATCGGCTGCGTATTATTTTGAACATTTTGATACCTCATATATGGTTGAAAAAGTAAAGTTATCACTGGAGCATTATAACAACCATTTAGAAATGAATATTGAAACTATAAAAAAGCACGCAAGCCAATTTAGTTGGGATAACTCTATATGCAAATATCTTCAAATATATAGAGATACATTGAACGTGTAA
- a CDS encoding CofH family radical SAM protein, whose product MIIDQLLQRALNQEFLTAHEGLMLFEQCATPELMYVAHELRMRQVPQDKVTWIIDRNSNTTNVCVANCKFCNFYRPPGNSESYITTIDEYKLKIDEMIRFGGEQLLLQGGHHPDLGLDFYCHLFKELKQLYPNLKLHALGPPEIAHITKLEKSTHTEVLKALMESGLDSLPGAGAEILNDRVRRLVSKGKCGAQEWLDIMRAAHQLDLTTSATMMFGHVETNLERMEHLVAIRTVQSEKPVHAKGFLAFIPWPFQDEGTMLKRLKRARNTCTGDEYIRMIALSRIMLPNIIHIQASWLTVGKQTAQICLHSGADDFGSIMIEENVVSAAGAQQRFTANGIQNAIKEAGFIPQLRNQQYDHIELPEVLEQQFLDEAKMIIN is encoded by the coding sequence ATGATAATAGACCAACTTTTACAGCGAGCACTGAACCAAGAATTTTTAACTGCCCATGAGGGCTTGATGCTTTTTGAGCAATGTGCTACCCCTGAATTAATGTATGTAGCCCATGAATTAAGGATGAGGCAGGTGCCACAAGATAAAGTCACCTGGATTATTGACAGAAATTCAAATACCACCAATGTTTGTGTTGCAAATTGTAAGTTTTGTAATTTTTACAGACCCCCGGGTAACAGTGAATCCTATATAACCACAATTGATGAATACAAGCTAAAAATAGACGAGATGATTCGTTTTGGTGGTGAGCAGCTGTTACTACAAGGTGGACATCATCCGGATTTAGGTTTAGATTTCTATTGCCATTTATTTAAAGAGTTAAAGCAACTGTATCCTAATCTTAAATTGCATGCGCTTGGGCCACCGGAAATAGCTCACATCACAAAATTAGAAAAATCAACACATACTGAGGTTTTAAAAGCACTCATGGAATCCGGATTAGATTCGTTACCCGGGGCAGGAGCTGAGATCCTCAATGATAGGGTACGAAGATTGGTTTCCAAGGGTAAATGTGGTGCACAGGAATGGTTGGATATCATGCGAGCAGCACACCAATTGGATTTAACGACCTCAGCAACGATGATGTTTGGACATGTTGAAACCAATTTAGAAAGAATGGAACATCTAGTCGCTATTCGTACGGTGCAATCTGAAAAACCAGTTCATGCTAAAGGTTTTTTAGCTTTTATTCCCTGGCCATTTCAGGACGAAGGAACCATGTTAAAACGTTTAAAACGTGCCCGAAATACATGTACGGGCGATGAATATATCCGAATGATAGCACTGAGTAGAATCATGTTGCCTAATATTATTCACATCCAGGCATCATGGTTGACCGTAGGCAAACAAACAGCTCAAATATGTTTGCATTCAGGGGCTGATGATTTTGGAAGTATCATGATAGAAGAGAATGTTGTTTCAGCGGCTGGCGCACAACAACGTTTCACAGCAAATGGTATTCAAAATGCCATTAAGGAAGCAGGATTTATACCCCAATTGAGAAATCAACAGTATGATCATATAGAACTTCCGGAAGTTTTGGAACAACAATTTCTGGATGAAGCTAAGATGATAATCAATTAA
- a CDS encoding purine-nucleoside phosphorylase: MNSILIQDIQESAQFLRERLPQIPEIAIVLGTGMGDLIERVSIIKEISYKNIPHLVPTTVESHSGKLILAHWADHYILIMSGRLHYYEGYTAQEVTYPIRILKALGIKTVWFTNASGTVNPKFNAGDIVFIDDHINFHPENPLRGIDDARLGLRFPDMSEVYSTEQLMKAKTCCESLNIPFHRGIYFGLQGPSLETPAEYRMIHLLGADIVGMSTVPEVIVAHQCELNILAVSIVSNSTPQVGANQKTTIELVIETIHNSSKKLFDIFERMLKAN; this comes from the coding sequence ATGAATTCCATTTTGATCCAAGATATTCAGGAGAGCGCACAGTTTTTAAGAGAAAGGCTTCCTCAAATTCCTGAAATAGCCATAGTACTTGGTACTGGCATGGGTGATTTAATAGAAAGAGTAAGCATCATTAAAGAAATTTCTTACAAAAATATACCTCACCTGGTGCCTACAACGGTAGAAAGTCACAGTGGTAAACTCATTTTAGCGCATTGGGCAGACCATTATATTCTCATCATGTCCGGTAGGTTGCACTATTATGAAGGATATACAGCTCAAGAGGTAACTTATCCCATTAGGATATTGAAAGCATTGGGGATAAAAACGGTTTGGTTTACTAATGCCAGTGGAACGGTGAATCCTAAATTCAATGCTGGTGATATAGTGTTTATTGATGATCATATCAATTTTCATCCTGAGAATCCTTTGCGTGGTATTGATGATGCGAGATTAGGCTTGAGATTCCCTGATATGTCAGAAGTGTATTCTACGGAGCAATTAATGAAAGCTAAAACTTGCTGTGAATCATTAAATATTCCATTTCACAGGGGAATTTATTTTGGTCTTCAAGGTCCAAGTTTAGAAACACCTGCTGAGTATAGAATGATTCATTTATTGGGTGCAGATATTGTTGGGATGTCTACAGTTCCTGAAGTTATTGTGGCGCATCAATGTGAACTTAATATTTTAGCGGTCTCTATTGTGTCAAACTCTACTCCTCAAGTTGGAGCTAATCAAAAAACAACCATTGAATTAGTTATAGAAACGATACATAACTCTTCAAAAAAATTGTTTGATATTTTTGAACGAATGTTGAAAGCCAATTAG
- a CDS encoding tetratricopeptide repeat protein produces the protein MKRTIFAHLNKNQNHMFKNYNLIFFLLVLVQTLQGQTLQEGLKQLENENYTAALNTFTSLNATNPKNPIFAYYIGEVHYALENYDAARTSYSIGLNVSSNCDECRVGLAKLDLDNGKFLEAKKNFDSALKGNSKNHALIALVGDAYLYSKKPNVEEALALLTKARDLDPKIAKYWAHLGDAQVLKGDFGSAMTAYETAVEKNKNEPETYVKMAKIWSSSKKYDLATEKLESAIAIAPDYALAYKDLYELYIKSKNYTKVIPVLQKYVALAGSDISAKVRLVKFLCFQAKDYERAIEEGKQIIASNPDQYTIYRWLAWSYGELNKYQESFDQSNLLFSEIAKDTTRKTFSSDYEYLAKAAAKLGKMDIAEKNYTKIIEIEPSRSSEIYGMLAKTFYDSKDSNKYEKALEWYTKKQNLQALNNTDQYYLGLCLYYLGYYSRADSSFAKVVELTPNYAQGWLMRARCNNSLDPDNVQFLSKPFYEKYIEIASIDKEKNKKNLIESYNYLAYYYIQQNDLVQGKSFYEKIIDLDATNEDALDKLKILNQK, from the coding sequence ATGAAAAGGACTATTTTTGCACACTTGAATAAAAACCAGAATCATATGTTTAAAAATTATAATTTGATCTTTTTCCTTTTAGTACTTGTCCAAACTTTACAAGGACAGACACTTCAGGAAGGTCTGAAACAATTAGAAAATGAAAATTACACCGCTGCTTTAAATACATTCACTTCCCTAAATGCTACGAACCCAAAAAATCCAATATTCGCTTATTACATTGGAGAAGTACATTATGCTTTGGAGAATTATGATGCTGCCAGAACCTCCTATTCCATTGGTTTGAACGTTAGTTCCAATTGTGATGAATGCAGAGTTGGATTAGCTAAACTGGATTTAGATAATGGCAAGTTTTTAGAAGCCAAAAAGAACTTTGACAGCGCCTTAAAGGGAAATAGTAAAAACCACGCATTGATAGCATTAGTAGGTGATGCTTATTTATATTCCAAAAAACCAAATGTAGAAGAAGCCTTAGCTTTATTAACCAAAGCCAGAGATTTAGATCCTAAGATAGCTAAATATTGGGCCCATTTAGGAGATGCTCAGGTATTAAAAGGAGACTTTGGATCAGCAATGACCGCATATGAAACTGCTGTTGAAAAAAATAAAAATGAACCAGAAACATACGTTAAAATGGCTAAAATCTGGTCTTCAAGTAAAAAGTATGACTTAGCTACTGAAAAATTAGAGTCAGCTATAGCTATTGCACCTGATTACGCTCTTGCTTATAAAGATCTTTACGAACTTTATATTAAAAGTAAAAACTATACTAAAGTAATTCCGGTATTACAAAAATACGTTGCACTTGCAGGTTCTGATATTAGCGCTAAAGTTCGTTTGGTAAAATTTCTTTGCTTTCAAGCTAAAGATTATGAACGTGCCATCGAAGAAGGAAAACAAATTATTGCTTCAAACCCCGATCAATACACGATCTACAGATGGCTTGCCTGGTCTTATGGTGAACTCAATAAATATCAAGAGTCATTTGATCAAAGCAATTTATTATTTTCAGAAATAGCTAAAGACACAACTAGAAAAACGTTTTCATCAGATTATGAATATTTAGCTAAAGCAGCTGCTAAATTAGGTAAGATGGATATAGCTGAAAAAAATTACACTAAAATAATAGAAATAGAACCATCAAGATCATCTGAAATTTATGGTATGCTTGCTAAAACTTTCTACGATTCAAAAGATTCCAATAAATATGAAAAAGCATTAGAGTGGTATACTAAAAAACAAAATTTACAAGCACTTAATAATACAGATCAATATTATTTAGGCCTTTGTTTATATTATTTAGGATACTATAGCAGAGCTGATTCAAGTTTTGCTAAAGTTGTTGAATTGACACCAAATTATGCCCAAGGATGGTTAATGCGCGCCAGATGCAACAATTCATTGGACCCGGATAATGTTCAATTTTTATCTAAACCATTCTATGAAAAATACATTGAAATAGCATCTATCGATAAAGAAAAAAATAAAAAGAATTTAATAGAATCATATAATTATTTAGCCTATTATTACATTCAACAAAATGATTTAGTTCAAGGTAAATCATTTTATGAAAAAATTATAGATCTGGATGCTACAAATGAAGATGCATTGGATAAATTAAAAATCTTGAATCAAAAATAA
- a CDS encoding ribosome maturation factor RimP has protein sequence MYTEEIHNLLTIKFLEESFQDCFLVGIEQHGKTISVFLDSDTVISFDRCKAISRFLENEFDQNNWFGTDYILEVSSAGIDRPLTFPRQFIKNIGRGLSINTIDSQEFNGTLISADQGQLTLSWEEIRKEKNKKIKEIHETKIPYSSIKEAKIIVKI, from the coding sequence ATGTACACTGAAGAAATACATAATCTGCTGACGATCAAGTTTTTGGAAGAAAGCTTTCAAGATTGTTTTTTAGTTGGAATTGAACAACATGGTAAAACCATATCCGTATTTTTGGATAGTGATACCGTTATTTCGTTTGATCGATGCAAGGCGATAAGCCGTTTTTTAGAAAATGAGTTTGACCAAAATAATTGGTTTGGAACCGATTATATCCTGGAAGTTTCTTCCGCAGGTATTGACAGACCACTTACATTTCCAAGACAATTTATAAAAAACATTGGTCGTGGACTCTCCATAAACACAATTGATTCACAAGAATTTAATGGAACCTTAATATCAGCAGATCAAGGACAGTTGACCTTAAGCTGGGAAGAAATAAGAAAAGAAAAAAATAAAAAAATAAAAGAAATTCATGAAACCAAGATCCCATATTCATCTATTAAAGAAGCTAAAATCATAGTTAAGATATGA